One window from the genome of Jeotgalibaca sp. MA1X17-3 encodes:
- a CDS encoding BglG family transcription antiterminator — protein sequence MFLSSREKNIVQILLEQKNGMTVDYLSKKLNVSKRTIYREISSLESSLAPLQLQLVRESDGYQLMGEESALSDLKQQMNQSPNELSVQQRQSLLVIQLLMEEHEVKMEYLANELGVSISTIQSDLQSIEELFEAYQIDIIRKKAKGIKAIALETNRRLIITGLITSEINSYNFFSLFMKDQEDNREKFENSANPFLKLLNFDDVKQAYLAIKDISTIYFKEVTDIQYQRLVILLSLSIKRMRDGEYVSSLMIDENIKSELQENNSRISREILNHLQTIDIIESFSLAEVFFLALQFQGLSVQLISEFSENYNLKLDYKIRKLIRLVSEEMKWNFYHDETLIKDLTAHLAAALNRAKAPMPESNNFLLTKIYDEYPELSLSIKQNLKEIFPKTVFLSNEVIYIVIHFASSYERNIQKPTLSALVICSSGVGTAKILESRLRKNIPEIKEIKISRISQLPTIKVEEYDLILSTIFLQGFNSEYKVVTPLLMEDEVKSIKHYIRKHTSKKGQKIKRKIDDIVPEHTDNDFRGFYEKISEANIILDYFDIIKVTDETELSSILSKISQQLEGTILNNPEQVKLQLERRMELTPIGLPETNMALFHTIDSSIQKPYFGIYELTHPIMIQAIDQQPIQMNRILLMLGPDPLSEHTQEILGSISSSIVASSKNSKLFNNGTKEEIRNYLSKIFLRKIKK from the coding sequence TTGTTTCTATCTAGTCGGGAAAAAAATATTGTTCAAATTTTACTTGAACAAAAAAATGGAATGACCGTTGACTATTTAAGCAAAAAATTAAATGTTAGCAAACGAACCATTTATCGTGAAATTTCCAGCTTAGAGAGTTCCTTAGCCCCTCTTCAACTTCAATTGGTCCGAGAATCTGACGGCTATCAATTAATGGGTGAAGAATCAGCCCTAAGCGACTTGAAACAGCAGATGAATCAATCACCAAACGAATTAAGTGTCCAGCAAAGACAAAGTCTTTTAGTTATCCAACTGTTAATGGAAGAGCACGAAGTAAAAATGGAGTATCTAGCTAATGAATTGGGAGTTAGCATTAGTACTATCCAATCTGATCTTCAATCTATTGAAGAATTGTTTGAAGCTTACCAAATTGATATCATTCGCAAAAAAGCAAAAGGAATTAAAGCAATAGCGTTAGAAACAAATCGTAGATTGATTATAACCGGCTTGATTACAAGCGAAATTAATTCATACAACTTTTTTTCCTTATTTATGAAGGATCAGGAAGACAATAGAGAAAAATTTGAAAATTCTGCTAACCCTTTCCTCAAGCTGTTGAATTTTGATGATGTCAAACAAGCCTATCTAGCGATTAAAGATATTTCAACCATTTATTTTAAAGAGGTAACTGATATTCAGTACCAACGGTTAGTTATTTTACTTAGTTTATCAATCAAGCGTATGAGGGACGGAGAGTATGTCTCCAGTTTAATGATCGATGAAAATATAAAATCAGAATTACAAGAAAATAACTCGAGAATTAGCCGAGAGATATTGAACCATCTACAAACCATAGATATTATCGAAAGCTTTTCTTTGGCAGAAGTTTTCTTTTTAGCTTTACAGTTCCAAGGACTTAGCGTTCAACTAATTAGCGAATTTTCTGAAAACTATAATTTAAAATTAGATTATAAAATTCGAAAATTGATTCGTCTAGTATCTGAAGAGATGAAATGGAATTTCTATCACGATGAAACACTCATTAAAGATTTAACAGCTCATTTAGCCGCTGCTTTAAATCGTGCGAAAGCACCTATGCCAGAAAGTAACAATTTTTTACTGACTAAAATTTATGACGAGTATCCTGAACTCAGTCTTTCCATCAAGCAAAATCTAAAAGAAATATTTCCAAAAACGGTATTCTTATCTAATGAAGTCATTTACATCGTCATTCACTTCGCTTCCTCCTATGAAAGGAATATACAAAAACCAACTCTATCCGCTTTAGTAATTTGTTCAAGTGGAGTTGGAACTGCAAAAATACTAGAAAGTCGACTTCGGAAAAACATTCCTGAAATAAAAGAAATAAAAATTTCTCGTATTTCTCAATTACCCACTATTAAAGTAGAAGAATATGACCTCATCCTTTCCACTATTTTTTTACAGGGGTTTAACTCTGAATACAAAGTCGTCACTCCTTTACTTATGGAAGATGAAGTAAAAAGTATTAAACATTATATCCGTAAACATACTTCTAAAAAAGGACAGAAGATAAAGCGAAAGATAGATGATATCGTACCAGAACATACAGATAATGATTTCAGAGGTTTTTATGAAAAAATAAGTGAAGCAAATATCATTTTAGATTACTTTGATATTATAAAAGTTACAGATGAAACTGAATTGAGTTCTATTCTAAGTAAAATTAGTCAACAGTTAGAAGGTACCATCTTAAATAATCCAGAGCAAGTAAAATTGCAACTAGAAAGAAGAATGGAGCTAACACCTATTGGTCTTCCCGAAACAAATATGGCTTTATTTCATACCATCGACTCAAGTATACAAAAACCTTACTTTGGTATTTATGAATTAACACATCCAATCATGATTCAAGCCATTGATCAACAGCCTATTCAAATGAATAGAATTTTATTGATGTTGGGACCAGATCCATTAAGTGAACATACACAAGAAATTTTAGGGTCCATTAGTTCGTCCATTGTTGCAAGTTCAAAAAATAGTAAGCTATTTAATAACGGTACAAAAGAAGAAATTCGTAATTACTTAAGTAAAATATTTTTAAGAAAAATAAAAAAATAA
- a CDS encoding glycoside hydrolase family 2 TIM barrel-domain containing protein yields the protein MSTEDIQNHYLLHRNREKSRAHFIPFSNMEDMLTKKRSKSKRIQMLNGKWKFYYSETPQESPMYLHGKNVSVNDWDEIEVPGHWQLQGYGVPHYTNVLYPFPVDPPYTPTENPTGTYYREFVIPENWEEENVSLRFEGVDNSFHVLLNGSEVGFSKGSRVPAEFNITPYMKTGANKLMVVVYKWSDSSYLEDQDMWWLSGIFRDVYLIARPKTHIKDFFIHADLQNNYQDGQLKVNVELHKGEKETLTGCTLTGRLVDNQNKLLYEEIFPLDNETTEIQTQLKDILKWSAEQPNLYQFILELELSSGKKEIISQNIGFRSVELKEGLVLVNGKPIKFKGVNRHDNHPDLGRAVTVELMEQDIRLIKQANCNAVRSAHYPNDPRFYDLCDFYGLYVIDEADLETHGFELVGNVHQLSDDPEWQEAYLDRMERMVERDKNHPSILFWSLGNESGDGINHKVMAEWAMKRDLSRLIHYEGESRSKESTNTILYKKDAVYSDVNSTMYTPIDELEKLGQNRELKKPHIVCEYGHAMGNGPGALQDYWDTFYKYPRLQGGFVWEWSDHGIRQKNSEGVEYYAYGGDFGDTPNDYNFVIDGLVQPDRTPTPGYFELKKVQEPVHVEVLDIEKGIVKITNRYDFISLDHLQLSWNLESEGKTIETGVLPLERIAAGTSKELTIPINAENNKNRTCMHVLNLQFLTATKTDWTEAGFEIAWSQIKYPVTDIQKKVKEKRNSYQKLNVIDRSITLEVCGIDFNFTFDKVRGTLSKWTKAENDLIEKGPQMNLWRAMTDNDHRSEVIWKNAGLHQMQIRTQSFEWKWIEDQNVVRIVVSQRVAPPILGWGIIVTQTYTIDCAGVCFVEVKGTPEGDYPRTIPRIGMEMILPKHLEHVQYYGLGPHETYIDTQSAGKLGVYNHTVDGLGFDYVYPQENGNRSEVGWAKFTDRRGNGLEIKNEKKFQFSVRHYTQDNLDQAQHSYNLKRKDEIYLYIDYAQNGIGSASCGPDVLPKHELKLADFRFSFQLHSQRE from the coding sequence ATGAGTACAGAAGATATTCAAAATCATTACTTGCTGCATCGAAATAGAGAGAAAAGTAGAGCACATTTTATTCCATTCAGTAATATGGAAGATATGTTGACAAAAAAACGATCAAAATCGAAACGAATTCAAATGTTAAATGGCAAATGGAAATTTTACTACTCCGAAACACCACAGGAGTCACCGATGTATTTACATGGTAAAAATGTAAGCGTTAACGATTGGGATGAAATTGAGGTTCCTGGTCACTGGCAACTTCAAGGTTATGGAGTTCCTCACTATACCAATGTCTTATATCCATTTCCGGTTGATCCACCTTATACTCCAACAGAGAATCCTACAGGTACATATTACCGTGAATTTGTTATTCCAGAAAATTGGGAAGAAGAGAATGTCTCCCTTCGTTTTGAAGGAGTTGATAATTCGTTTCATGTTTTGTTGAATGGATCAGAAGTTGGATTTAGCAAAGGGAGTCGAGTTCCCGCTGAGTTTAATATCACTCCATATATGAAGACGGGGGCTAATAAACTGATGGTTGTGGTTTACAAATGGTCTGATTCGAGTTATCTGGAAGATCAGGATATGTGGTGGTTAAGTGGAATCTTCCGTGATGTTTACTTGATAGCTCGTCCAAAAACACATATAAAAGACTTTTTTATTCATGCAGATTTGCAGAATAACTATCAAGATGGGCAATTAAAAGTGAATGTAGAGCTTCATAAAGGTGAAAAAGAAACGTTGACTGGGTGCACATTAACAGGAAGACTAGTAGATAATCAAAATAAACTTCTTTATGAAGAAATATTTCCACTCGATAATGAAACAACTGAAATCCAAACTCAACTAAAGGATATCCTTAAATGGTCTGCAGAACAGCCGAATCTGTATCAATTTATTTTGGAACTAGAATTATCTAGTGGTAAAAAAGAAATAATCAGTCAAAATATTGGATTCCGTTCAGTGGAATTGAAAGAGGGCCTTGTTTTAGTAAATGGAAAACCAATTAAATTTAAAGGAGTTAATCGTCATGATAATCATCCTGACCTAGGTAGAGCCGTCACCGTTGAGTTGATGGAACAAGATATTCGCTTGATTAAACAAGCAAACTGTAATGCGGTTCGTTCTGCTCATTATCCAAATGATCCTCGCTTCTATGATTTGTGTGATTTCTATGGATTATATGTAATAGATGAAGCAGACTTGGAAACACATGGATTTGAGCTTGTAGGGAATGTTCATCAGTTGAGTGATGATCCAGAATGGCAAGAAGCATACCTAGACCGCATGGAAAGGATGGTTGAACGGGATAAGAACCATCCTTCTATTCTATTTTGGTCTCTTGGGAATGAGTCGGGTGATGGAATCAATCATAAAGTGATGGCCGAATGGGCGATGAAACGTGACCTATCTCGTTTAATTCATTATGAAGGAGAGTCGCGATCGAAAGAATCTACAAATACGATTTTATATAAAAAAGATGCTGTGTATTCTGACGTTAATTCCACTATGTACACACCTATCGACGAACTTGAAAAACTTGGTCAAAATAGAGAGTTAAAAAAACCTCATATCGTTTGTGAATATGGTCATGCAATGGGAAATGGACCAGGAGCTTTACAAGATTATTGGGATACATTTTATAAGTATCCTCGATTGCAAGGTGGATTTGTCTGGGAGTGGAGTGACCATGGAATACGTCAAAAAAACTCAGAGGGTGTAGAGTACTATGCATATGGTGGTGATTTTGGCGATACACCAAATGATTATAATTTTGTGATTGATGGGCTTGTTCAACCAGATCGTACTCCTACACCAGGGTATTTTGAATTGAAAAAGGTTCAAGAGCCCGTTCATGTAGAAGTATTGGATATTGAAAAAGGAATCGTAAAAATTACAAACCGATATGATTTTATCTCCTTAGATCACCTGCAATTATCTTGGAATCTGGAGTCGGAAGGGAAAACGATTGAAACGGGCGTTCTTCCTCTGGAAAGGATTGCTGCTGGGACTTCTAAAGAACTAACGATCCCTATAAATGCGGAAAATAATAAAAATCGTACTTGTATGCACGTGTTGAATCTTCAATTCTTAACCGCTACAAAGACTGATTGGACAGAAGCGGGATTTGAAATAGCTTGGAGTCAGATTAAATACCCAGTAACGGATATTCAGAAAAAGGTAAAAGAAAAACGAAACTCTTATCAGAAATTGAATGTGATAGATCGTTCTATCACGCTAGAAGTATGTGGTATAGACTTTAATTTTACGTTTGATAAGGTGAGAGGAACGTTAAGCAAGTGGACAAAGGCAGAGAATGATTTGATAGAGAAAGGGCCACAAATGAACCTTTGGCGTGCCATGACGGACAATGATCATCGTTCTGAAGTGATTTGGAAGAACGCTGGTCTTCATCAAATGCAAATACGTACTCAATCCTTTGAATGGAAATGGATTGAGGATCAAAACGTCGTTCGTATCGTTGTTTCACAAAGAGTTGCTCCACCAATACTAGGTTGGGGAATTATAGTAACTCAAACGTATACAATCGATTGTGCAGGTGTTTGTTTTGTAGAAGTAAAGGGGACTCCAGAAGGTGATTATCCACGTACCATTCCACGTATTGGAATGGAGATGATTCTTCCGAAACACCTGGAACATGTTCAATACTATGGTTTAGGTCCCCATGAAACGTATATTGATACACAGTCTGCTGGTAAACTGGGGGTTTATAATCATACGGTTGATGGATTAGGTTTTGATTATGTTTATCCTCAAGAAAATGGAAATCGTTCTGAAGTAGGATGGGCGAAGTTTACTGATAGAAGAGGAAACGGGTTAGAGATAAAGAATGAAAAAAAATTCCAATTCAGTGTACGACACTATACACAGGATAATTTGGATCAAGCACAGCACAGCTACAATTTAAAACGAAAAGATGAAATCTATCTTTATATTGATTATGCGCAGAATGGAATTGGTTCAGCTAGTTGTGGGCCAGATGTTCTACCTAAACATGAATTGAAATTAGCGGATTTTAGATTTTCATTTCAGCTTCATTCACAAAGAGAATAA
- a CDS encoding PTS sugar transporter subunit IIA, with protein MEILEKKSIKLNQSFTTKEEAIKAAGQLLVDSNYVDQNYVDSMLEREGKASTYMGNFIAIPHGTDESKKLIQSSGISVVQIPDGVNFGTADAEKLVTVVFGIAGVGNEHLDILSQIAIYCSEIENVAKLASAQSEDEIINLLGGIE; from the coding sequence ATGGAAATTTTAGAAAAGAAAAGTATCAAACTAAATCAATCATTTACAACTAAAGAAGAGGCAATCAAAGCGGCGGGACAATTGTTAGTCGATAGCAATTATGTCGACCAAAATTACGTAGATTCTATGTTAGAACGAGAAGGAAAAGCTTCTACTTATATGGGGAACTTCATTGCAATCCCTCATGGTACAGATGAATCTAAAAAATTAATCCAATCATCCGGAATTTCTGTTGTTCAAATCCCTGATGGTGTAAACTTTGGTACTGCAGATGCTGAAAAGCTTGTTACTGTAGTTTTTGGTATTGCAGGTGTAGGAAACGAACATTTAGATATCCTATCTCAAATTGCAATTTATTGTTCTGAAATAGAAAACGTTGCAAAACTTGCAAGTGCTCAATCCGAAGATGAGATTATTAATTTGCTAGGAGGAATTGAATAA
- a CDS encoding YwbE family protein, giving the protein MDGKKRENIKVGALVDIVLKKDQRTGTLTRGHVKRILTNSAKHPHGIKVMLNEANQVGRVQAVLEDN; this is encoded by the coding sequence ATGGATGGTAAAAAAAGAGAAAATATAAAAGTTGGAGCACTAGTAGATATCGTATTAAAAAAAGATCAACGTACGGGCACATTAACAAGAGGTCATGTTAAACGAATTTTAACGAACAGTGCGAAGCACCCACATGGCATTAAAGTTATGCTAAATGAGGCCAACCAGGTTGGACGAGTTCAGGCCGTTTTAGAGGACAACTAG
- a CDS encoding mannitol-1-phosphate 5-dehydrogenase translates to MQAIHFGGGNIGRGFIGEVLNKNGMEVTFVDVNEAIIDALNTNKRYTIELAEEGNPEVEVDRVKGINSSEHPDAVVEAFEKAVLVTTAIGPKILPYIAPLIAKGIKKRNDQKIEQPLDIIACENMIGGSDFLKLEVLKHLDEADKVYTEKYIGFPNAAVDRIVPLQSHDDVLRVTVEPYKEWVIDQSQLKNKELHLEGVHYAEALEPFIERKLFTVNTGHATTAYNGRYAGHHTVDEAMQDEAVVEQVKAVLNETGALMVKKWGFDPVEHQQYIDKILSRFANSYIVDELTRVGRTPIRKLGYDERFIRPMREAYERSLSTDALVRTVAKVLAYRDENDEESTELEKMLLEESVETVVSRVTGLKEQKLIDQIVEAYNQLNK, encoded by the coding sequence ATGCAAGCTATTCATTTTGGTGGAGGAAATATTGGTCGTGGATTTATCGGAGAAGTTCTAAATAAAAATGGTATGGAAGTTACTTTTGTAGACGTAAATGAAGCTATCATTGATGCATTAAATACAAATAAAAGGTACACGATTGAATTAGCTGAAGAAGGGAATCCTGAGGTTGAGGTTGATCGAGTAAAAGGAATTAATAGTAGCGAGCATCCTGACGCTGTCGTAGAAGCATTTGAAAAAGCAGTTCTTGTTACAACAGCAATAGGTCCTAAAATTTTACCGTACATTGCTCCTTTAATTGCTAAAGGAATTAAAAAACGTAACGATCAAAAAATAGAACAACCACTAGATATCATTGCTTGTGAAAACATGATCGGTGGGAGTGATTTTTTAAAACTTGAAGTTCTAAAGCATTTAGATGAAGCAGATAAAGTGTATACAGAAAAATACATTGGTTTCCCTAACGCTGCAGTAGACCGCATCGTACCTTTACAAAGCCATGATGACGTTTTACGAGTAACCGTAGAGCCTTACAAAGAATGGGTTATTGATCAAAGTCAGCTAAAGAATAAAGAACTTCATTTGGAAGGTGTTCACTATGCTGAAGCTCTAGAACCATTTATTGAAAGAAAGCTTTTCACCGTGAATACTGGACATGCAACTACAGCTTACAACGGACGATATGCCGGGCATCATACAGTTGACGAAGCGATGCAAGATGAAGCCGTTGTAGAGCAAGTTAAGGCAGTACTGAATGAAACTGGAGCTTTAATGGTTAAGAAATGGGGATTTGATCCAGTAGAACATCAGCAATACATTGACAAGATTCTATCCCGCTTTGCAAATTCTTACATCGTAGATGAATTGACTCGCGTTGGCAGAACGCCAATTCGTAAACTAGGTTATGATGAGCGATTCATTAGACCAATGCGTGAAGCTTATGAACGTTCTTTAAGTACGGATGCACTCGTTCGCACCGTTGCTAAAGTATTAGCTTACCGTGACGAGAACGATGAAGAAAGTACAGAATTAGAAAAAATGCTTCTTGAAGAAAGTGTTGAAACAGTAGTAAGTCGCGTGACAGGATTAAAAGAACAAAAATTAATCGATCAAATTGTTGAAGCATATAATCAATTAAATAAATAA
- a CDS encoding PTS mannitol transporter subunit IICB: MEQATNKKGGKSTVQRFGSYLSGMVMPNIGAFIAWGLITALFIPDGWLPNESLATMVGPMLTFLLPLLIAYQGGSTVYGQRGAVVGAIATMGVIMGAPDVPMLIGAMALGPLGGYSIKKFDEIFGKHIKTGLEMLVNNFSSGIIGFILAIVAFYAIGPAVSSLTNLLANGVEWIMNAGLLPLTNIFIEPAKILFLNNAINHGILTPIGIEQAASAGKSVLFLLEANPGPGFGLLIAYTLFGKGAAKSSAVGASFIHLVGGIHEIYFPYVLMKPAMFLAVIAGGVAGTFTNVILDAGLVAAASPGSIVAVLAMTAKGSYFGVIMGVLVGAIVSFLVAMFILKLDKSEDLDDTFSASVEQAQAAKAQSKGQAASVSTQQVVETSSTVDEHISKVIFACDAGMGSSAMGASLMRKKVQDAGLDMPVTNSSISNLKDEDGLLVITQEELTERAKQKAPNAVHVSVDNFLSSPKYAEIIEQLKN, encoded by the coding sequence ATGGAACAAGCGACAAATAAAAAAGGTGGGAAATCTACTGTTCAACGCTTTGGAAGCTATCTAAGCGGAATGGTGATGCCAAATATTGGTGCATTTATTGCTTGGGGATTAATTACAGCTTTATTCATTCCAGATGGCTGGTTACCAAACGAATCTCTAGCTACTATGGTTGGTCCAATGTTAACGTTCCTATTGCCGTTGTTGATTGCCTATCAAGGTGGATCAACTGTTTATGGTCAACGCGGAGCGGTAGTTGGTGCAATCGCAACAATGGGAGTCATCATGGGAGCTCCAGATGTGCCGATGTTAATTGGTGCAATGGCATTAGGTCCTTTAGGCGGATATTCCATTAAGAAATTTGATGAGATTTTTGGAAAACATATCAAAACAGGGTTGGAAATGCTTGTCAATAACTTTTCAAGTGGAATTATTGGATTCATTTTAGCTATTGTAGCTTTTTATGCAATAGGACCTGCAGTATCTAGTCTTACAAACTTGTTAGCAAATGGTGTAGAGTGGATTATGAACGCTGGTTTACTACCATTAACTAATATCTTCATTGAACCTGCTAAAATTCTATTTTTAAATAATGCTATCAATCATGGTATTTTAACTCCAATTGGAATTGAACAAGCCGCTTCTGCTGGTAAATCCGTTCTATTCTTATTAGAAGCAAATCCAGGACCTGGTTTTGGTCTTTTAATTGCTTATACTCTTTTTGGTAAAGGTGCAGCTAAATCTTCAGCTGTGGGAGCTTCCTTCATTCACCTAGTTGGTGGAATTCATGAAATTTACTTCCCATATGTACTAATGAAACCTGCTATGTTCCTTGCAGTAATTGCAGGTGGAGTAGCTGGAACATTTACAAACGTTATTTTGGATGCTGGTTTAGTAGCAGCAGCTTCTCCAGGTTCAATCGTTGCCGTTCTAGCAATGACCGCTAAAGGAAGTTATTTTGGAGTCATCATGGGCGTATTAGTAGGGGCAATTGTTTCTTTCTTAGTCGCTATGTTTATTTTAAAATTAGATAAATCAGAAGATCTTGATGATACATTCTCAGCTTCTGTTGAACAAGCACAAGCTGCTAAAGCACAATCTAAAGGACAAGCTGCTTCTGTATCTACACAACAAGTTGTTGAAACATCTTCTACAGTAGATGAGCATATTTCTAAAGTTATCTTCGCTTGTGATGCTGGAATGGGCTCTAGTGCAATGGGTGCATCTTTAATGCGTAAAAAAGTTCAAGATGCAGGATTAGATATGCCTGTAACCAATTCATCCATCAGCAATTTAAAAGATGAAGATGGTTTGCTAGTAATTACTCAAGAAGAACTAACAGAACGAGCAAAACAAAAAGCACCAAATGCAGTACACGTTTCTGTAGATAATTTCTTAAGCAGTCCTAAATATGCTGAAATTATTGAACAATTAAAGAATTAA